The following proteins come from a genomic window of Actinopolyspora saharensis:
- a CDS encoding bifunctional riboflavin kinase/FAD synthetase, whose protein sequence is MQRWRGLEQLPGGWGRCVVTIGVFDGVHRGHQQLIDQAVRRARQRDLPCVLVTFDPHPSEVVRPGSHPAQLTTLQRRAELVEELGVDVFCVLPFTQELSKMSPEEFVHEILVERLHAAAVVVGENFTFGHKAAGNIELLHTLGRRFGFEVESADLLSGHTDGAVQEELPVTFSSTFIRSCVDAGDVEAASAALGRHHRLEGIVVRGMGRGGRELGYPTANLSMPEFAAVPADGVYACWFTHRQRGAEHPESTLPAAVSVGSNPTFSGTERTVEAFVLDVERDFYGEYAELDFVRRLRGMVRFDSSAELVRRMELDVAETRSVLGV, encoded by the coding sequence GTGCAGCGTTGGCGTGGCTTGGAACAGCTTCCCGGTGGATGGGGTCGGTGCGTGGTCACCATCGGAGTTTTCGACGGTGTGCACCGGGGACACCAGCAACTGATCGATCAGGCCGTGCGGCGGGCGCGGCAGCGTGATCTCCCGTGCGTGCTGGTCACCTTCGATCCGCATCCCTCCGAGGTGGTGCGTCCGGGGAGCCATCCGGCGCAGTTGACCACGCTGCAGCGGCGGGCCGAGCTCGTTGAGGAGCTCGGGGTGGACGTGTTCTGCGTACTGCCGTTCACCCAGGAACTGTCCAAGATGTCGCCCGAGGAGTTCGTGCACGAGATCCTCGTGGAACGGCTGCACGCCGCCGCTGTCGTGGTCGGGGAGAACTTCACCTTCGGGCACAAGGCCGCAGGCAACATCGAGCTGCTGCACACGCTCGGGCGGCGTTTCGGTTTCGAGGTCGAATCGGCGGACCTGCTGTCCGGGCACACCGACGGGGCCGTTCAGGAGGAGCTCCCGGTCACCTTCTCCTCGACGTTCATCCGCTCCTGCGTCGACGCGGGAGACGTGGAGGCCGCCTCCGCCGCGCTGGGGCGGCACCACCGACTGGAGGGCATCGTGGTTCGCGGCATGGGCAGGGGTGGGCGCGAGCTGGGGTATCCGACGGCGAACCTGTCCATGCCCGAGTTCGCGGCGGTTCCGGCCGACGGCGTGTACGCCTGCTGGTTCACCCACAGGCAGCGGGGGGCCGAGCACCCGGAGAGCACCTTGCCCGCCGCGGTCTCGGTGGGGAGCAACCCGACGTTCTCCGGGACGGAGCGAACGGTCGAGGCCTTCGTGCTGGACGTCGAGCGGGACTTCTACGGGGAGTACGCCGAGCTGGACTTCGTGCGCAGGTTGCGGGGGATGGTGCGTTTCGACTCCTCCGCGGAGTTGGTGCGCCGGATGGAGCTGGACGTGGCCGAGACCCGTTCCGTCCTGGGAGTGTGA
- the infB gene encoding translation initiation factor IF-2, with protein sequence MAGKARVHELAKELGVTSKDVLNKLADQGEYVKSASSTVEAPVARRLRDAFTKSSASSGRGSDNGGAAASAETKSESNGQQAATESPASGQSAPSQGDKSARIPKPGPRPKPGPKPGPAQKQPAAEQAAGQSAGSESAAQSQQDDAARSAQQTPGAQQGGQQSQQAPAAKSEGQAASGTAGKSERQVPKPGPRNVPKPGPRPSKQQQSGGGADGGDGSVVPPKPQSSKSGSRSPRVGNNPFGVGSGSPAQRGSGGKQGGGQGGQQGGQGGQGGQRQSGRGQGQSGGQRPDKQGGGQRPDKGGGQRPDRQGPQQGGQQGSGQQSPAAKSSQRTEGGERPNPGMMPPRPNPGMMPSRAPKSGSGSGTGSGGGRGGRGGPGGGRGGSGGGAGTGTGAGGGGRGGPGGGRGGPGGGRGGPGGGPGGGRGGPGGGAPPAGGGFRGRPGGGRGGTAGAFGKPGGPSKRGRKSKRQKRQEYMDNMQAPSVGGVRLPRGNGESLRLRRGASLTDFAEKINANPASLVQAMFHLGEMVTATQSVSDEVLELLGQEMNYKVEMVSPEDEDRELLQSFDLTFGDRGSSPEELVSRPPVVTVMGHVDHGKTRLLDTIRKSNVQEGEAGGITQHIGAYQVQAELAGEDRPVTFIDTPGHEAFTAMRARGAKSTDIAVLVIAADDGVMPQTIEAINHAQAASVPIVVAINKIDVPGANPERIKQQLTEYSLVAEEFGGETMFVEISAKQGQNIEGLLEAILLTADATLDLRANPSMEAQGVAIEAHLDRGRGPVASVLVQRGTLRVGDSVVAGGAHGRVRRMINEHDQDVTEAKPSQPVQVVGFTSVPGAGDTFLMVNEDRVARQIADRRAARLREAQNAAKRKRVSLEDLDKVLQETSQLNLIIKGDNSGTVEALEESLNKIQVGDEVELRVIHRGVGGINESDVNLATAENTIVLGFNVRAEGKAAEVANREGVEIRYYSVIYRAIEDIEQALKGMLKPEYEEVQLGRAEVREVFKSSKVGTIAGSMVLNGIVRRNAKARLLRDSVVVSENLTVSSLKRYKDDATEVREGFECGMTLGSYSDIKENDVIEAYEMQEKPRS encoded by the coding sequence GTGGCAGGCAAGGCCCGCGTGCACGAGCTCGCCAAGGAGCTCGGCGTTACAAGCAAGGATGTACTGAATAAACTCGCCGATCAGGGCGAGTACGTGAAGTCCGCGTCGTCAACGGTGGAGGCACCGGTGGCGCGCAGGCTGCGTGACGCGTTCACCAAGTCGAGCGCGTCCTCCGGACGTGGTTCGGACAACGGTGGCGCCGCCGCGTCGGCCGAGACCAAGAGCGAGAGCAACGGGCAGCAGGCGGCGACGGAATCGCCTGCGTCCGGGCAGTCGGCTCCGAGCCAGGGCGACAAGTCCGCCCGCATTCCGAAGCCGGGACCGCGGCCGAAGCCGGGCCCCAAGCCGGGGCCTGCCCAGAAGCAGCCCGCCGCGGAGCAGGCGGCCGGCCAGTCCGCCGGTTCCGAGAGCGCGGCGCAGTCGCAGCAGGACGATGCGGCGCGGAGCGCTCAGCAGACCCCCGGTGCGCAGCAGGGTGGTCAGCAGTCCCAGCAGGCACCGGCCGCTAAGTCGGAGGGACAAGCGGCTTCCGGGACGGCGGGCAAGAGCGAGCGCCAGGTCCCCAAGCCGGGACCGCGCAACGTTCCCAAGCCCGGCCCGCGCCCTTCCAAGCAGCAGCAGTCCGGCGGCGGTGCAGACGGTGGCGACGGCAGCGTCGTTCCGCCCAAGCCTCAGTCGTCGAAGTCGGGATCGCGTTCCCCGCGAGTCGGGAACAACCCCTTCGGCGTCGGTAGCGGCTCCCCGGCCCAGCGTGGCTCCGGAGGAAAGCAGGGCGGCGGCCAAGGTGGTCAGCAGGGCGGCCAAGGTGGCCAGGGCGGCCAGCGTCAGTCCGGTCGTGGTCAGGGCCAGAGCGGTGGCCAGCGTCCCGACAAGCAGGGCGGAGGCCAGCGTCCGGACAAGGGCGGTGGTCAGCGTCCGGACAGGCAGGGCCCCCAGCAGGGTGGTCAGCAGGGTTCCGGACAGCAGAGTCCCGCTGCGAAGTCCTCCCAGCGCACCGAGGGCGGAGAGCGCCCGAATCCGGGCATGATGCCGCCGCGGCCGAACCCGGGCATGATGCCTTCCCGGGCTCCCAAGTCCGGTAGCGGTTCCGGAACCGGCTCGGGCGGCGGTCGTGGCGGTCGCGGTGGCCCCGGTGGTGGCCGTGGCGGTTCCGGCGGTGGCGCCGGTACCGGTACCGGCGCCGGCGGTGGCGGCCGCGGCGGCCCCGGTGGCGGCCGTGGCGGTCCCGGCGGCGGTCGCGGTGGCCCCGGCGGCGGTCCTGGTGGCGGTCGCGGTGGTCCCGGCGGCGGTGCTCCGCCCGCAGGCGGTGGTTTCCGTGGTCGTCCGGGCGGCGGTCGTGGCGGAACCGCGGGTGCCTTCGGCAAGCCGGGCGGTCCCTCCAAGCGCGGACGCAAGTCGAAGCGTCAGAAGCGTCAGGAGTACATGGACAACATGCAGGCGCCCTCCGTTGGTGGAGTGCGTCTGCCGCGCGGCAACGGTGAGTCGCTGCGTCTGCGCCGTGGTGCCTCGCTGACCGACTTCGCGGAGAAGATCAACGCCAACCCCGCTTCGTTGGTGCAGGCCATGTTCCATCTCGGCGAGATGGTCACGGCTACCCAGTCGGTCTCCGACGAGGTGCTCGAGCTTCTCGGCCAGGAGATGAACTACAAGGTCGAGATGGTCAGCCCCGAGGACGAGGACAGGGAGCTGCTGCAGTCCTTCGACCTGACGTTCGGCGACCGGGGGAGCAGCCCGGAGGAGCTCGTTTCCCGGCCGCCGGTCGTCACAGTCATGGGCCACGTCGATCACGGCAAGACCAGGTTGCTGGACACCATCCGCAAGTCGAACGTCCAGGAGGGCGAGGCAGGCGGAATCACCCAGCACATCGGTGCCTACCAGGTCCAGGCCGAGCTGGCGGGCGAGGACCGTCCGGTGACGTTCATCGACACTCCCGGTCACGAGGCCTTCACGGCCATGCGTGCCCGCGGTGCTAAGTCGACCGACATCGCCGTGCTGGTCATCGCCGCCGATGACGGCGTCATGCCGCAGACGATCGAGGCGATCAACCACGCCCAGGCGGCGAGCGTCCCGATCGTGGTGGCGATCAACAAGATCGATGTTCCCGGGGCGAACCCGGAGCGGATCAAGCAGCAGCTCACCGAGTACAGCCTGGTCGCCGAGGAGTTCGGCGGCGAGACGATGTTCGTGGAGATCTCCGCGAAGCAGGGGCAGAACATCGAGGGGCTGCTCGAGGCCATCCTGCTTACCGCCGACGCGACCCTCGACCTGCGGGCCAATCCGAGCATGGAGGCCCAGGGAGTGGCGATCGAGGCCCATCTCGACCGCGGTCGTGGTCCGGTGGCTTCCGTGCTGGTGCAGCGCGGCACCCTGCGGGTCGGTGACTCCGTCGTCGCCGGGGGTGCGCACGGCCGGGTGCGTCGCATGATCAACGAGCACGATCAGGACGTCACCGAGGCCAAGCCCTCCCAGCCGGTGCAGGTCGTCGGATTCACCTCCGTGCCGGGAGCCGGGGACACCTTCCTCATGGTCAACGAGGACCGGGTGGCCCGGCAGATCGCCGATCGGCGTGCGGCCCGGCTCAGGGAGGCGCAGAACGCTGCCAAGCGCAAGCGGGTCAGCCTGGAGGACCTGGACAAGGTGCTGCAGGAGACCAGCCAGCTCAACTTGATCATCAAGGGTGACAACTCCGGTACCGTCGAGGCGCTGGAGGAGTCGCTGAACAAGATCCAGGTGGGCGACGAGGTCGAGCTGCGCGTGATCCACCGTGGCGTTGGTGGCATCAACGAGAGCGATGTCAACCTGGCTACCGCGGAGAACACGATCGTTCTCGGGTTCAACGTCCGTGCCGAGGGCAAGGCTGCCGAGGTGGCCAACCGTGAGGGCGTGGAGATCCGCTACTACTCGGTGATCTACCGCGCGATCGAGGACATCGAGCAGGCCCTCAAGGGCATGCTCAAGCCCGAGTACGAAGAGGTGCAGCTCGGCAGGGCCGAGGTGCGCGAGGTCTTCAAGTCCTCGAAGGTCGGCACCATCGCGGGCAGCATGGTGCTGAACGGAATCGTCCGGCGCAACGCCAAGGCCCGGTTGCTGCGGGACAGCGTGGTGGTTTCGGAGAACCTCACGGTGAGCTCGCTCAAGCGGTACAAGGACGACGCCACGGAGGTGCGCGAAGGCTTCGAGTGCGGTATGACCTTGGGATCCTACTCGGATATCAAGGAGAACGACGTGATCGAGGCCTACGAGATGCAGGAGAAACCACGCTCCTGA
- a CDS encoding MATE family efflux transporter: MSETAERVPVRRLLALAIPALGVLAAEPLYVLVDTAVVGHLGAVPLAGLALGGTLFTVVSSQLTFLSYGTTARAARLHGAGRREEAVAEGVQASWLGAGVGLAILLLAQLFAVPVVRVMTGGGDIADAATSWLRIALIGAPMVLISLAGHGWMRGVQDTVRPLRYVLAGNGVSLVLCPLLVYPVGLGMEGSAVANVAGQTIAAALFVRALLVERAGVRPDTRVMRAQLVLGRDLILRTLAFQTCFLSATSVAARTGADTAAAHQVVWQLWSFLALVLDSLAIAAQSLVGAALGRGSEREARSIGRQVSWYGLGFGVVLGLVFAALSGLLPSAFTSDPAVLAEVPYAWWFFVALQPIAGVVFALDGVLLGAGDAAYLRTATMTSAALGYLPLIWLSLAFEWGLAGIWTGLSLFMLGRLLTLLLRARSGHWAVVGATRERGESVSQG, translated from the coding sequence GTGTCCGAGACGGCGGAGCGCGTTCCGGTACGACGGTTGCTCGCACTCGCGATTCCGGCGTTGGGCGTCCTGGCCGCCGAACCGCTGTACGTGCTGGTGGACACGGCCGTGGTCGGTCATCTGGGGGCTGTTCCACTGGCGGGCCTGGCGCTGGGGGGCACGCTTTTCACGGTCGTGTCCAGCCAGTTGACCTTCCTCTCCTACGGGACCACCGCCCGCGCGGCGCGGCTGCACGGGGCGGGCCGTCGCGAGGAGGCGGTTGCCGAGGGCGTGCAGGCCAGCTGGCTGGGTGCCGGGGTCGGCCTGGCGATCCTGCTGTTGGCGCAGCTGTTCGCCGTGCCGGTCGTCCGGGTGATGACCGGTGGTGGAGACATCGCGGACGCGGCCACGAGTTGGTTGCGCATCGCGCTGATCGGGGCCCCGATGGTGCTGATCAGCCTGGCCGGGCACGGGTGGATGCGCGGAGTGCAGGACACGGTCCGGCCGCTGCGCTACGTGCTGGCCGGAAACGGTGTTTCCCTGGTGCTGTGCCCGCTGCTGGTCTACCCGGTCGGACTGGGGATGGAGGGCTCGGCAGTGGCCAACGTCGCGGGGCAGACCATCGCGGCGGCCCTGTTCGTCCGCGCGCTGCTCGTCGAACGAGCGGGAGTGCGGCCCGACACCCGTGTGATGCGTGCCCAGCTCGTGCTCGGCAGGGACCTCATCCTGCGCACCCTGGCCTTCCAGACCTGCTTCCTGTCCGCCACCTCGGTGGCGGCGCGCACCGGGGCTGACACGGCTGCCGCTCACCAGGTCGTCTGGCAACTCTGGAGCTTCCTCGCCCTGGTGCTGGATTCACTGGCCATCGCCGCGCAGTCCCTGGTCGGGGCCGCGCTCGGCAGGGGGTCGGAACGCGAGGCCAGAAGCATCGGCAGGCAGGTGAGCTGGTACGGACTCGGCTTCGGCGTCGTGTTGGGACTGGTGTTCGCGGCGCTGTCCGGGCTGCTGCCCAGCGCCTTCACCAGCGATCCCGCCGTGCTGGCCGAGGTCCCGTACGCCTGGTGGTTCTTCGTGGCGCTGCAGCCGATCGCGGGCGTGGTCTTCGCGCTGGACGGGGTGCTGCTCGGAGCAGGGGACGCGGCCTACTTGCGCACCGCGACGATGACCAGTGCGGCGCTCGGGTACCTGCCGCTGATCTGGCTCTCGCTGGCCTTCGAGTGGGGACTGGCGGGAATCTGGACCGGACTGAGCCTGTTCATGCTCGGCAGACTGCTCACACTGCTGCTGCGCGCCCGTTCCGGGCACTGGGCGGTGGTCGGTGCGACCAGGGAACGCGGTGAATCCGTGTCCCAGGGCTAG
- the def gene encoding peptide deformylase, producing the protein MTIRPIRRFGDPVLRTVAEPVTTFDDSVTALVSDLLDTVAEPGRAGVAAPQIGVSLRVFSYNVHGETGYVINPELVETSGEQDGEEGCLSVPGLSFPTPRAEHAVVRGVDLRNEPVTVSGSGLMARCLQHETDHLDGLVYIQRLDENLRRTALKEVRATDWFWNG; encoded by the coding sequence GTGACGATCAGACCGATCCGGCGGTTCGGCGACCCCGTACTGCGCACGGTGGCGGAGCCCGTCACCACGTTCGACGACAGTGTCACCGCACTGGTCTCCGATCTGCTGGACACCGTCGCCGAACCGGGACGCGCCGGAGTGGCCGCTCCCCAGATCGGGGTGAGCCTGCGAGTGTTCAGCTACAACGTGCACGGCGAAACCGGCTACGTGATCAATCCCGAGCTGGTGGAAACGTCGGGAGAGCAGGACGGCGAGGAGGGCTGCCTGTCAGTACCGGGACTGAGCTTTCCCACCCCCCGGGCCGAGCACGCGGTGGTACGCGGGGTCGACCTGCGGAACGAACCCGTGACCGTTTCCGGATCCGGTTTGATGGCCCGCTGCCTGCAGCACGAGACCGACCACCTGGACGGGCTCGTCTACATCCAACGTCTGGACGAGAACCTGCGGCGCACCGCGCTGAAGGAGGTCCGGGCCACCGACTGGTTCTGGAACGGGTGA
- the rbfA gene encoding 30S ribosome-binding factor RbfA — translation MADTARARRLAKRIAQIVASGLEHEIKDPRLAMVTITDARLTADLRDATVYYTVFGDDVDESATAAALSSATGTLRSRVGRETGVRFTPTLTFVADSVPANARRLDEVLAQAKEADAEVARLASDAVPAGEVDPYRKADSADDSDERSEQQSSEDPSENEEDSRPQEA, via the coding sequence GTGGCTGATACGGCGCGCGCCCGTAGGTTGGCCAAGCGGATCGCGCAGATCGTGGCTTCCGGGTTGGAACACGAGATCAAAGATCCGCGACTGGCTATGGTGACCATTACCGATGCGCGGCTCACAGCCGATCTGCGGGACGCGACGGTCTATTACACGGTTTTCGGGGACGATGTCGACGAGTCGGCCACTGCGGCCGCGTTGAGCAGCGCGACGGGAACACTGCGTTCCAGGGTCGGGCGGGAGACCGGAGTGCGATTCACTCCCACGTTGACTTTCGTCGCCGATTCCGTTCCGGCGAACGCTCGTCGTTTGGACGAGGTTCTGGCACAGGCCAAGGAAGCCGACGCCGAGGTGGCGAGGCTGGCTTCGGACGCCGTTCCGGCCGGAGAGGTCGATCCGTACCGGAAGGCGGATTCGGCGGATGACTCGGACGAGCGGTCCGAGCAGCAGAGCTCGGAGGACCCGAGCGAGAACGAGGAGGACTCCCGCCCACAGGAGGCGTGA
- the truB gene encoding tRNA pseudouridine(55) synthase TruB, which yields MPAGLLVMDKPAGMTSHDVVARVRRIMGTRKVGHAGTLDPMATGVLVLGLERATKLLGHLALDTKAYLATIRLGASTSTDDAEGESLSFADASGISDEELSEAVAALTGDMAQVPSAVSAVKVNGRRAYELAREGQHVELEARPVTVSRFDPLAVHREEAEVVDVDVLVECSSGTYVRALARDLGEALGVGGHLTRLRRTRVGPFGLATVRTLDDLEQRPELSMDLDRAVGTAFPRVDVDADTARAVAHGQAVAKSGVSETYGVFAPDGHAVALLRDRDRVAKPVLVLRPAG from the coding sequence GTGCCGGCAGGTTTGCTCGTCATGGACAAGCCCGCCGGGATGACTTCGCACGACGTGGTCGCTCGTGTTCGTCGCATCATGGGGACCCGCAAGGTGGGGCACGCGGGCACGCTCGATCCGATGGCCACCGGTGTTCTGGTGCTGGGGCTCGAACGCGCCACCAAGCTGCTCGGTCATCTCGCCCTGGACACCAAGGCCTACCTCGCCACCATTCGGCTCGGTGCGTCCACCAGCACCGATGACGCCGAGGGGGAGTCGCTTTCCTTCGCGGACGCATCCGGGATCTCCGACGAGGAGCTGTCGGAAGCCGTGGCGGCGTTGACCGGCGACATGGCGCAGGTCCCCAGCGCCGTCAGCGCGGTCAAGGTCAACGGCAGGCGTGCCTACGAACTCGCCCGCGAGGGGCAGCATGTCGAGCTGGAGGCTCGTCCCGTGACCGTCTCGCGCTTCGACCCGCTCGCGGTGCACCGCGAGGAAGCGGAGGTCGTTGACGTCGACGTGCTGGTGGAGTGCTCCTCCGGGACCTACGTGCGCGCGCTGGCCCGTGACCTGGGCGAGGCCCTCGGCGTCGGAGGACACCTCACGAGGTTGCGTCGAACGCGGGTGGGTCCGTTCGGGCTGGCCACGGTGCGCACGCTGGACGACTTGGAGCAGCGTCCGGAGCTGTCCATGGATCTGGACCGTGCGGTGGGCACGGCCTTCCCGCGCGTCGACGTCGACGCGGACACGGCGCGGGCAGTGGCGCACGGCCAGGCCGTTGCGAAGTCGGGGGTTTCCGAGACCTACGGGGTGTTCGCCCCGGACGGGCACGCCGTCGCACTGCTGCGCGACCGGGACCGCGTGGCCAAGCCGGTGCTGGTGCTGCGTCCCGCGGGATGA
- the rimP gene encoding ribosome maturation factor RimP — protein sequence MSSPPRDEIVARLRPTVAQTVAEVGFDLEELDVQQSGRRRQLKVVIDADDGVDLDDIADVSRALSETLDEYDHVLAGSYTLEVTSPGVDRPLTKQRHWRRARNRLARILLTDGGEFLGRVGCAEESGVWVLADGRVRRLIYGDIERAVVEVEFQQPPAEELAKLDRAADVAADGDGKDTEESR from the coding sequence GTGTCCAGCCCGCCGCGGGACGAAATAGTCGCGCGCCTGAGACCCACCGTGGCGCAGACCGTCGCCGAGGTGGGGTTCGATCTCGAAGAGCTCGATGTGCAGCAGTCCGGTCGTCGACGTCAGCTCAAGGTGGTCATAGACGCCGATGACGGTGTCGACCTCGACGACATCGCGGACGTCAGCCGAGCCCTGTCCGAGACGCTGGACGAGTACGACCACGTGCTCGCCGGCTCTTACACTCTGGAGGTCACCTCACCCGGAGTGGACCGGCCGTTGACCAAGCAACGGCACTGGCGGCGCGCGCGCAACAGGCTCGCGAGGATTCTGCTGACCGACGGTGGTGAGTTCCTCGGCAGAGTGGGCTGCGCCGAGGAGTCCGGCGTGTGGGTTCTCGCCGATGGCCGGGTACGGCGGTTGATTTACGGTGACATCGAGCGCGCGGTGGTCGAGGTTGAGTTCCAGCAGCCACCGGCGGAGGAACTGGCCAAGCTCGATCGGGCTGCGGACGTTGCCGCCGACGGCGACGGAAAAGACACGGAGGAGTCGAGGTGA
- a CDS encoding YlxR family protein, with protein MRTRALPRPPQDTPMPNPRLPRDSSLRWTIFRPWVRLSDSGRLESQVAQREGAGIRTRSTGVRGGTHEPIRTCIGCRTRTWASDLLRVVAEDGSRTVPDPRRRRPGRGAWLHPDTACLRSAERRRAFSRALRVQGQLDSTTVQAYVEQVAHEQADARVSRARQLKEAGRPVMNQP; from the coding sequence ATGCGGACCCGAGCTCTCCCACGACCACCGCAGGACACCCCGATGCCGAACCCCCGGCTGCCGAGGGATTCGTCCCTCCGATGGACGATCTTCCGACCGTGGGTTCGGCTGAGTGACAGCGGCAGGTTAGAATCACAAGTGGCTCAACGCGAGGGGGCGGGAATCCGTACACGATCAACTGGCGTCCGTGGTGGAACTCACGAGCCGATTCGAACGTGTATAGGGTGTCGGACCCGAACGTGGGCCTCCGATCTGCTGCGAGTGGTGGCCGAGGACGGTTCGAGAACCGTCCCCGATCCTCGGCGCAGGCGCCCGGGGCGAGGTGCCTGGTTGCACCCCGATACCGCGTGCCTGCGTTCGGCCGAGCGGCGTCGGGCCTTTTCACGCGCTCTGCGCGTGCAAGGACAACTCGACAGCACAACAGTGCAGGCCTATGTGGAGCAGGTGGCTCACGAGCAAGCCGATGCGAGAGTTTCTCGTGCCAGGCAGTTGAAGGAAGCAGGTCGACCCGTCATGAATCAGCCGTGA
- a CDS encoding DUF503 domain-containing protein encodes MYVGALELDVLLGDVHSLKQKRAAVRPLVSDLRRRFEVAVAEVGGRDLYRRTVIGVSAVSGEAGQVREVLEACERTVAGYPELELLSARHRMLGPED; translated from the coding sequence ATGTATGTCGGAGCGCTCGAACTGGACGTGCTTCTGGGCGACGTCCATTCGTTGAAGCAGAAACGTGCGGCGGTTCGTCCGCTGGTCTCCGATTTGCGGCGGCGCTTCGAAGTGGCTGTCGCCGAGGTCGGCGGGCGTGATCTCTACCGGCGTACGGTCATCGGGGTGTCGGCAGTGTCCGGCGAAGCCGGACAGGTTCGCGAGGTTCTCGAAGCCTGTGAACGCACTGTGGCGGGTTACCCCGAACTGGAGTTGCTCTCGGCTCGACACCGGATGCTCGGGCCGGAGGACTGA
- the nusA gene encoding transcription termination factor NusA, with translation MNVDIAALRAIERDKDIPFETVLQAIESALLTAYRHTEGHQPHARVEVDRKTGVVRVIAHSLTPEGEVAEEWDDTPEGFGRIAATTARQVILQRLRDAEHEKTFGEFSTKEGEILGGVIQRDARANSRGMIVVEIGDSEGVIPAAEQVPGERYEHGTRIKSYVVGVSRTVRGPQITLSRTHPNLVRRLFALEVPEIADGTVEIPSVAREAGHRSKIAVHSTVEGVNAKGACIGPMGARVRNVMNELGQEKIDIIDFSEDPAAFVGNSLSPAKVVSVEVVDERAKTARVIVPDFQLSLAIGKEGQNARLAARLTGWRIDIRSDADPSSPTTTAGHPDAEPPAAEGFVPPMDDLPTVGSAE, from the coding sequence GTGAACGTCGACATCGCCGCGCTGCGGGCGATCGAACGCGACAAGGACATCCCATTCGAGACGGTCCTTCAGGCCATCGAGTCAGCCCTGCTGACAGCATATCGGCACACCGAAGGACACCAACCGCACGCCAGAGTCGAGGTGGATCGCAAGACCGGCGTGGTGCGTGTGATTGCTCACAGTCTCACCCCCGAGGGGGAGGTCGCCGAGGAATGGGACGACACTCCCGAGGGATTCGGCAGGATCGCTGCGACCACGGCACGTCAGGTCATTCTGCAGCGGCTGCGCGACGCCGAGCACGAGAAGACCTTCGGCGAGTTCTCCACCAAGGAGGGCGAGATCCTCGGCGGCGTGATCCAGCGCGACGCCAGGGCGAACTCGCGCGGCATGATCGTGGTGGAGATCGGTGACAGCGAGGGGGTCATCCCCGCCGCGGAGCAGGTTCCGGGGGAGCGCTACGAGCACGGCACCAGGATCAAGTCCTACGTCGTCGGTGTTTCCCGGACGGTGCGCGGGCCGCAGATCACGCTGTCGCGCACCCACCCGAACCTGGTCCGCAGGCTGTTCGCCCTGGAGGTGCCGGAGATCGCCGACGGCACCGTGGAGATCCCCTCGGTGGCGCGCGAGGCCGGGCACCGGTCCAAGATCGCCGTGCACTCCACGGTCGAGGGAGTCAACGCCAAGGGCGCGTGCATCGGCCCCATGGGTGCCAGGGTGCGCAACGTGATGAACGAGCTCGGGCAGGAGAAGATCGACATCATCGACTTCTCGGAGGATCCGGCCGCCTTCGTCGGCAACTCCCTGTCGCCGGCTAAGGTAGTATCGGTGGAGGTGGTCGACGAACGTGCCAAGACGGCACGGGTGATAGTCCCGGACTTCCAGCTTTCGTTGGCGATCGGCAAAGAGGGACAGAACGCCAGGCTGGCAGCGCGGTTGACCGGGTGGCGCATCGACATCCGCAGCGATGCGGACCCGAGCTCTCCCACGACCACCGCAGGACACCCCGATGCCGAACCCCCGGCTGCCGAGGGATTCGTCCCTCCGATGGACGATCTTCCGACCGTGGGTTCGGCTGAGTGA
- a CDS encoding CGNR zinc finger domain-containing protein, whose product MDNADYITGALRLANARTDDLEALRAELHDEPWWCSRLTEQDLRTLHRVAAELRQSLEAAVFGEHETLHAEVNRLLATYPPRPRLSREGPEQHREWHIHIAEVEAPPAHEIAAAAAWGLAQGIVRHGTERWGRCEAPNCGTYFLDTSTNRTRQFCSARCANRVHVAAFRQRRRA is encoded by the coding sequence ATGGACAACGCCGATTACATCACGGGGGCGCTCCGCCTCGCGAACGCGCGCACGGACGACCTGGAGGCGCTCCGGGCGGAACTGCACGACGAGCCGTGGTGGTGCTCCCGGCTGACCGAGCAGGACCTGAGGACGCTGCACCGAGTCGCGGCCGAGCTGCGTCAGTCGCTCGAAGCAGCCGTTTTCGGCGAGCACGAAACCCTCCACGCCGAGGTCAACCGGTTGTTGGCCACGTACCCGCCCCGGCCGAGGCTGTCCCGCGAAGGCCCGGAGCAGCACCGCGAGTGGCACATCCACATCGCCGAGGTCGAAGCACCGCCCGCCCACGAGATAGCGGCCGCGGCCGCCTGGGGGTTGGCTCAGGGCATCGTGCGGCACGGCACCGAACGCTGGGGGAGGTGTGAAGCTCCGAACTGCGGAACCTACTTCCTCGACACGTCCACCAACCGGACCCGGCAGTTCTGTTCAGCGCGCTGCGCGAACCGGGTCCACGTGGCCGCTTTCAGACAGCGCCGACGTGCCTGA